Proteins encoded by one window of Yamadazyma tenuis chromosome 2, complete sequence:
- the TPI1 gene encoding triosephosphate isomerase (EggNog:ENOG503NW35; BUSCO:EOG092644TW; COG:G), with translation MARQFFVGGNFKMNGTKESVTKIVESLNAADLPANVSVVIAPPAPYISLAVEKNTQKTVEISAQNVYTKASGAYTGEISANQVLDLGATWTLTGHSERRTLIKESDEFIAEKTKFALEQGLSVILCIGETLEERKADVTLQICARQLDAVSKIVSDWSKIVVAYEPVWAIGTGLAATPEDAQETHKGIREHLAKTIGAEQAEKVQILYGGSVNGKNAVEFKDKVDVDGFLVGGASLKPEFVDIIKSRL, from the coding sequence ATGGCCCGTCAATTCTTTGTAGGAggaaacttcaagatgaacGGTACTAAAGAGTCCGTCACCAAAATCGTCGAAAGCTTGAACGCTGCTGATTTACCTGCTAATGTCCTGGTGGTTATTGCTCCCCCAGCCCCATACATTTCTTTGGCAGTTGAAAAGAACACCCAGAAAACCGTCGAAATTTCCGCTCAAAACGTCTACACCAAGGCTTCTGGTGCCTACACGGGTGAGATTTCCGCCAACCAGGTGTTGGACCTCGGTGCTACTTGGACTTTAACTGGACACTCtgaaagaagaaccttAATCAAGGAAAGTGACGAGTTCATTGCTGAAAAGACCAAGTTCGCCTTGGAACAAGGCTTGTCTGTTATTTTGTGTATCGGAGAAACcttggaagaaagaaaGGCCGATGTCACTTTACAGATTTGTGCCAGACAATTGGATGCTGTTTCCAAGATTGTGTCTGACTGGTCCAAGATTGTTGTTGCTTACGAACCAGTTTGGGCCATCGGAACCGGTTTGGCTGCCACTCCAGAGGATGCGCAAGAAACCCACAAGGGAATCAGAGAACATTTGGCTAAGACCATCGGTGCTGAACAGGCCGAAAAGGTTCAAATCTTGTACGGTGGTTCTGTCAACGGAAAGAATGCAGTGGAATTCAAGGACAaggttgatgttgatgggTTCTTGGTCGGAGGCGCCTCTTTGAAGCCAGAATtcgttgatatcatcaagtctAGATTGTAG
- a CDS encoding N-acetylmuramic acid-6-phosphate etherase (COG:G; EggNog:ENOG503P0S8): protein MQNPHTNDIDQITTDKLLQLMNREDHRMLESVRNVIPVITQVVEHLAPLVKRGGRLIYLGAGTSGRLGVLDASEIPPTFSAPENQFVGLIAGGDTALRKALESSEDNEMAAAKDLQPLNLNPELDTVLGIASSGRTPYVIGALRYAKSLGCVTVGLSCVHDPEIGKHGLSDFLISPVTGPEVVTGSTRLKAGTATKLVLNMISTATMIKIGKTYGNLMVDLRPTNIKLRERTRNIFKQACGGEYYIVKEGIISKFAASPTDLEENKFIDHILDYSQGNLKLAILVAKRGVDIYEADKMLAKADGNLREALQQSGTREQLPISKMPPTKQFDKYNLCIDILTNEIQVVLFNKRTYIHKQVMIENLGSDLSETIDKCIEEISCNQHFSSNMLESIKVGTVSGLENTILNALFLNYGIDSSRVAILSGQSDLCGLVLTLFNR, encoded by the coding sequence ATGCAAAATCCCCACACTAATGATATTGACCAGATCACTACTGATAAGCTCTTGCAGCTCATGAACAGAGAAGACCACAGAATGCTTGAGTCGGTCAGAAACGTGATTCCCGTTATTACTCAAGTAGTGGAACACCTTGCACCTTTGGTTAAAAGAGGTGGAAGATTGATCTACTTGGGCGCAGGCACTAGTGGAAGATTGGGGGTTTTGGATGCTTCGGAGATCCCCCCTACATTTTCAGCCCCTGAAAACCAGTTTGTGGGATTGATTGCTGGTGGAGATACTGCTCTTCGGAAGGCTTTAGAGAGTTCAGAGGATAATGAAATGGCTGCAGCAAAAGATTTGCAAccattgaatttgaatcCTGAATTAGACACGGTTTTGGGAATTGCTTCATCAGGAAGAACTCCATACGTGATCGGTGCATTACGGTACGCCAAACTGCTTGGCTGCGTTACGGTAGGATTAAGTTGTGTCCATGACCCAGAGATAGGAAAACATGGACTATCGGATTTTTTAATCTCGCCCGTCACAGGCCCCGAAGTAGTCACTGGCAGCACCCGATTGAAGGCTGGAACAGCAACAAAGCTTGTATTAAATATGATTTCCACCGCCACAATGATAAAAATTGGCAAAACATATGGTAATTTGATGGTTGATTTGAGGCCTACAAATATCAAGTTGCGtgaaagaacaagaaataTATTCAAACAAGCTTGTGGAGGAGAGTACTACATTGtcaaagaaggaattatttccaagtttgCAGCATCTCCCActgatttggaagaaaataAATTTATAGACCATATCCTTGATTATTCCCAGGGAAATCTCAAGCTTGCAATcttggttgcaaaaagagGTGTCGATATTTATGAAGCAGACAAAATGTTGGCCAAAGCAGATGGAAACTTGAGAGAAGCTTTACAGCAGCTGGGTACGAGGGAACAACTCCCAATTTCCAAAATGCCACCAACCAAACAATTTGATAAGTATAATCTTTGCATTGATATATTGACAAATGAGATCCAGGTggttctcttcaacaaaagGACAtacatccacaaacaagtaatgattgaaaacttgggGTCCGACTTGTCTGAAACAATTGACAAATGCATAGAAGAGATCAGTTGTAACCAGCATTTCAGTTCGAACATGTTGGAAAGCATCAAAGTTGGAACAGTTTCTGGACTTGAGAATACTATTCTAAACGCACTCTTCCTCAATTACGGAATTGATTCGTCCAGGGTGGCAATTCTTCTGGGTCAAAGTGACTTGTGTGGCTTGGTTTTAACTTTGTTCAATAGATAG
- a CDS encoding uncharacterized protein (EggNog:ENOG503Q3R2; COG:S) translates to MGKPTYILLVRHGESEGNCNKEVNRFVANHKVALTTQGHSQAYSAGRVLRDFLSQECFDQPPENDVNRRSVVFYTSPYLRARQTCNNIIEGIKDLPGVTYDVHEEPRMREQDFGNLQSTPEEMDSIWRERAEYGHFFYRIPHGESAADVYDRIASFNESLYRQFQNKDFPNVLILVTHGIWARVFLMKWFRWTYEEFESLRNIPNCQYLIMKRYGSKYCLKTPLETWDDLDDDEINNGNEVAKEVVDEVKYNSKVNVDDLDIQGVIEAQKDAIRLLKAKDRKVREAFNKISSPDPNGLDRGSTKFKYDNQSQVNSKDSFV, encoded by the exons ATGGGGAAACCAACT TATATCTTACTTGTCAGACACGGTGAATCAGAAGGCAACTGTAACAAGGAGGTTAACCGTTTTGTCGCCAATCATAAAGTGGCACTTACTACTCAAGGTCATTCACAAGCCTATAGCGCAGGGAGAGTGCTAAGAGATTTTCTCAGCCAGGAGTGTTTCGACCAGCCGCCGGAGAACGACGTCAACCGCCGGTCCGTGGTATTCTACACATCGCCATACTTAAGGGCTCGTCAGACTTGCAACAACATTATAGAAGGCATTAAAGACCTTCCCGGCGTCACCTATGATGTGCACGAAGAACCAAGAATGAGAGAGCAAGACTTCGGGAACCTCCAGAGCACGCCCGAGGAAATGGACCTGATCTGGAGAGAACGGGCCGAGTATGGCCACTTTTTCTACCGAATCCCCCACGGAGAAAGTGCTGCCGACGTCTACGACCGGATCGCCAGCTTCAACGAGAGTCTCTACCGGCAGTTCCAGAACAAGGACTTCCCCAACGTGTTAATCCTCGTCACCCACGGGATCTGGGCTAGGGTATTTCTTATGAAGTGGTTTCGGTGGACCTACGAGGAGTTCGAATCGCTTCGGAACATCCCCAACTGCCAGTACCTCATAATGAAGAGGTATGGGTCTAAGTACTGCCTCAAGACACCTTTGGAGACTTGGGACGACTTGGACGACGATGAGATCAATAATGGTAATGAGGTTGCAAAGGAGGTTGTCGATGAGGTCAAGTACAACAGCAAAGTGAATGTGGATGATCTTGATATTCAAGGGGTGATAGAAGCACAGAAGGACGCTATTCGATTGCTAAAAGCGAAGGATAGGAAGGTGAGAGAGGCATTTAACAAGATCTCATCTCCTGATCCCAACGGATTGGACCGAGGGCTgacaaagttcaagtacgATAATCAAAGCCAGGTCAACAGCAAGGACTCCTTTGTTTAG
- the scn1 gene encoding Cut9-interacting protein scn1 (COG:L; EggNog:ENOG503NY4H): MTNYEIARLGDAHCHLSTSLTLEASKAVVELVNKQYQLPSRLLHKHPGSGIGEIGLDKMFRIPSNGYYGNQDSNNSEVKLSACRVKIDHQVAILRVMLQLANDLQRPVSLHCVKAHGPLFDIVREYHQIPQVILHSFSGSVDQGRRWVAEYRKRDQDLGFSFSHYINGVEDKRSQLNELVGYLDDSQILIETDISIDKHLERDYTDHLFGIAETIRVSRGWDLERFYAIIKQNLYKHTH, from the exons ATGACAAACTATGAAATAGCCCGTCTAGGTGATGCCCACTGCCACTTGAGTACGTCTTTAACTTTGGAGGCTTCCAAGGCAGTGGTGGAACTTGTGAATAAACAGTATCAATTGCCCTCACG CCTATTACACAAACACCCTGGCTCTGGAATTGGTGAAATTGGTCTTGATAAGATGTTTCGGATCCCTTCAAACGGGTACTATGGAAACCAGGACCTGAATAACTCCGAGGTGAAGCTAAGCGCTTGCAGAGTTAAAATCGACCATCAAGTGGCGATACTACGAGTCATGCTACAGCTTGCTAATGACTTGCAACGGCCTGTTTCTCTTCACTGTGTCAAAGCTCATGGGCCACTTTTTGATATAGTTCGAGAATATCACCAGATTCCCCAAGTAATTCTTCACTCATTCAGCGGGTCGGTGGACCAGGGGCGCCGGTGGGTGGCAGAGTATAGGAAGCGGGACCAGGACCTCGGGTTCTCGTTCTCGCACTATATAAATGGTGTGGAAGACAAACGGCTGCAACTTAATGAGTTGGTTGGGTATCTCGATGATAGTCAGATCCTAATTGAAACAGATATCAGTATCGACAAGCATTTGGAGAGGGATTATACCGACCATCTCTTCGGTATTGCCGAGACCATTCGTGTAAGTCGAGGCTGGGACCTCGAGAGGTTCTATGCTATTATAAAGCAGAACTTGTACAAACATACTCACTGA
- the TIF11 gene encoding Translation initiation factor 1A (BUSCO:EOG092652Y6; EggNog:ENOG503P2UG; COG:J) has protein sequence MGKSGKGKGGKNRRRGKNDNSGQKRELIYKEESQEYAQITKMLGNGRLEVSCFDGIKRMGHIRGKLRKKVWMGQGDIILVCLREFQDETCDVVHKYNSDEARTLKNVGELPENAKINETDTFGGDEDEDVNFEFGAEDSEEEGADELDIDDI, from the coding sequence ATGGGAAAATCTGGTAAAGGTAAAGGAGGAaagaacagaagaagaggaaagaACGACAACTCGGGACAAAAGAGAGAATTGATCTACAAGGAAGAGTCCCAAGAATATGCCCAAATTACCAAGATGTTAGGTAACGGTAGACTAGAGGTCAGTTGTTTTGATGGTATCAAGAGAATGGGCCACATTAGAGGTAAGTTGAGAAAGAAGGTATGGATGGGCCAAGGTGATATTATCTTGGTTTGTTTGAGGGAATTTCAAGACGAAACCTGTGATGTTGTTCACAAGTACAACTCAGACGAGGCTAGAACCTTAAAGAATGTGGGAGAATTACCAGAAAACGCAAAGATCAATGAAACCGATACTTTTGGAGGagacgaagacgaagacgTCAACTTCGAGTTCGGGGCTGAAGATTCGGAAGAAGAGGGAGCTGATGAATTGGACATTGACGACATCTAA
- a CDS encoding uncharacterized protein (COG:S; EggNog:ENOG503NYTD), translating into MDSFEANTQFTQLLRELNPTVQSLRKAAHFAIKNWENEDYLFTSIMSILQDPKIEVNTKSTIFQFIDILVNESHTISSQPRSNYSYPYISSVKNSLPSILLDVLPASNNYNLHSVFNSLRNISRVLKIDCQKFEDDFSSFSPDILDDNDRQNIDLNVPYPNITLENSDSANDPVTRTWELLSQKRKQSYYERLRLLKHQKPVEQEVKESEMFNLRPKDKYGPNELSRKQILSRMEDDRETHKRSKENLWVVNRPKEVPYVTEHEFQQYYWNRYDSLSDKDEKALLETLDDFNTVVMASYKDNQF; encoded by the coding sequence ATGGATTCTTTTGAGGCAAACACCCAATTCACTCAACTATTGCGTGAGTTGAACCCAACTGTGCAGAGCTTGCGCAAAGCGGCACACTTCGCCATCAAAAACTGGGAAAATGAAGACTACTTGTTTACTTCCATCATGAGTATTCTCCAGGACCCCAAAATCGAGGTCAATACCAAATCTACCATCTTTCAGTTTATCGATATCTTGGTTAACGAGTCTCATACTATATCACTGCAACCGCGGTCCAACTACTCATATCCTTACATTTCCAGTGTCAAAAACTCACTACCCCTGATTTTATTGGATGTGTTACCTGCTTCCAACAATTACAATCTCCATAGTGTTTTCAACAGTCTTCGAAATATTTCTCGggtgttgaagattgaCTGCCagaagtttgaagatgacttCTCGTCCTTCAGTCCAGATATTTTGGACGATAATGACAGACAAAACATCGATTTGAATGTTCCCTATCCCAACATTACCCTTGAGAATTCAGATTCTGCCAACGATCCTGTGACTCGGACCTGGGAATTACTTTCCCAGAAGCGTAAACAAAGCTACTATGAGAGACTTAGGCTTCttaaacaccaaaaaccgGTGGAACAAGAGGTTAAAGAGTCGGAAATGTTCAATTTGAGGCCCAAGGATAAATATGGCCCTAACGAATTGTCAAGAAAACAGATTCTTCTGAGAATGGAAGACGATAGAGAAACACATAAAAGGTCAAAGGAGAATCTCTGGGTGGTAAATCGTCCAAAAGAGGTGCCGTATGTCACTGAACATGAATTTCAACAGTACTACTGGAACAGATATGACTCACTCTCGGATAAAGACGAAAAGGCATTGTTGGAAACCCTTGATGACTTCAATACCGTGGTGATGGCCAGCTACAAAGACAACCAGTTTTAG
- the TPS3 gene encoding Trehalose-6-P synthase/phosphatase complex subunit (EggNog:ENOG503NU3V; COG:G; CAZy:GT20), with protein sequence MTIIIGSLFLPYTVQFEVGLQDTYVEKTSPNTSGIASAKTRPKRPSVTGSMPVPIRSSSILPSLSNANSSHISPSTSPTQHKHTAVQEGGPSSVEDFFLQRYTKPERTTSEIFAENLDEKLQPHFIQPRSMFSKRMDSSVVDIKKQSNDFGLPSLKISRSGTNLTSLNSGGSHSTSNASKSSNVGASRANASLNRSALSMSLQNNSSTSVIDRITEEVDDDDDATIAGHHLDIDSDNDWDNDFNEITNPRAKIKLAPFGGFSHPSLEKGVLSKSSIFETSPWKVLFAAKGNGSLIKAVKMAVGENIIHSRKWVGTLAMPSDEVPQHVKDDISSTLKNEYFSEVVYPSDLTFSGHYKSFCKSVLWPTLHYEIPDNPKSKAFEDHSWSHYKALNQMIADKIVDVYKAENGDLDPDDPENMIWIHDYHLLLVPQMVLEKLPRAKIGLFLHVSFPSSEVFRCLAQREALLKGMLGASAISFQTEEYVRHFLQTCSRLLLADTSDYGISYDGRFTMVNTIPVGIDASSLHESLFSDSVKDWRNRIRERWSDQKLIVSRDKLDKLRGIKEKLSAYEKFLQKHPSYIDNTVLIQVCIGTPSDDDYSADVMQIVSRINAMATNISVSQPVVLLQQDIAFDQYLALQVEADMFIVSSMREGLNLTCHEFIIASTERKSPLMLSEFTGSSNLLELDGQGAVLINPWDVNDFSEKYYTSLTMSPEEKLTRWTNCNSVVACHDYRSWIKGCMASIIEAWKINHERNRINLSTFSKNVFQNFYSDSKGGSRLFFINLETASAITSFADSRPDSVPVSMKTRDIKNSDILPPSHLATLLNNVLSDDNNKVFLCSYMKRSTLDTMFRRVPSMGLIAENGAYIKFKGSKKWISIVNESEIGNWMPQVRQLVEAKVERLPGSKAEIEDCTIIFNPGKSIYEDKHRSIDLMGDLIQHVNLLFDESDGIHASLIRNNVVIQQNQLSLRALNFLVHYFNNNSLNDFKPRVVNDSATSTPIKEKTPSLEYPNDGHGVSGLFVSGGTTSVDEPNFQLGNTLGDQNVIPNVLTVAALDSNCKSTSAKYGVAGRNELLSIISTSIANM encoded by the exons ATGACAATAATTATCGGTTCATT GTTTTTACCCTATACAGTTCAGTTCGAGGTTGGTCTTCAAGACACATATGTGGAGAAAACCAGCCCGAATACCTCCGGTATCGCCAGCGCCAAAACACGTCCCAAGCGTCCCAGTGTGACCGGGTCGATGCCTGTCCCCATAAGACTGAGTTCTATCTTACCGTCATTGAGCAATGCTAACTCAAGTCATATTTCACCCAGCACATCTCCAACCCAGCACAAGCACACGGCGGTTCAAGAAGGTGGACCTAGTTCTGTCGAGGACTTCTTCTTACAACGTTACACGAAACCCGAACGTACGACTCTGGAAATCTTTGCTGAAAACTTGGATGAAAAATTACAGCCTCACTTCATCCAACCCAGATCGATGTTCTCCAAGAGAATGGACAGCTCGGTGGTGGATATAAAGAAACAGTCCAACGACTTTGGCTTGCCTTCATTGAAAATCAGCCGTTCAGGAACCAACTTGACTTCCCTTAATAGTGGTGGTTCGCATCTGACATCCAATGCATCTAAATCTCTGAATGTGGGTGCTAGCAGAGCAAATGCGTCTTTGAATCGGTCGGCATTATCTATGTCGTTGCAGAACAACAGTTCAACGTCAGTCATCGATCGAATAACTGAAGAGGtagatgacgatgacgatgcTACAATTGCGGGTCATCACTTGGACATAGATAGTGACAACGACTGGGATAATGATTTTAACGAGATAACCAACCCCCGAGCAAAGATTAAGTTGGCACCTTTCGGGGGCTTCTCACATCCCAGCTTGGAGAAAGGAGTACTCTCGAAGTCGAGTATTTTTGAAACCAGCCCTTGGAAAGTGTTATTTGCTGCCAAAGGTAATGGGTCTTTGATCAAGGCCGTGAAAATGGCGGTGGGTGAAAACATCATCCATTCAAGAAAGTGGGTGGGAACATTGGCTATGCCTAGTGACGAGGTTCCCCAGCACGTGAAGGATGATATTTCTAGCACCCTCAAAAACGAATATTTCTCTGAAGTGGTATATCCCAGTGATTTGACATTTTCAGGCCATTACAAATCGTTTTGTAAGCTGGTGTTATGGCCCACCTTGCACTATGAGATTCCGGACAACCCTAAATCAAAGGCATTTGAAGATCATTCCTGGAGCCACTATAAAGCCTTGAATCAGATGATTGCAGACAAAATAGTCGATGTGTATAAAGCAGAAAACGGAGACCTAGATCCCGATGACCCAGAAAACATGATTTGGATTCACGACTAccatttgttgttggtgccTCAAATGGTATTGGAGAAGCTTCCTCGTGCTAAGATCGGTCTTTTCTTGCATGTTTCGTTTCCATCATCGGAAGTGTTCCGTTGTTTGGCCCAAAGAGAAGCTTTGTTAAAGGGAATGCTAGGTGCCAGTGCTATTTCGTTCCAGACGGAGGAGTATGTTAGGCACTTTTTGCagacttgttcaaggttGCTTTTGGCTGATACTAGTGATTATGGTATCAGTTATGATGGTAGATTCACTATGGTGAATACTATTCCTGTTGGTATTGATGCCAGTAGTCTCCATGAGTCTCTATTTTCTGACAGTGTCAAGGATTGGAGAAACAGAATCAGAGAAAGATGGTCTGATCAGAAGTTGATTGTCTCGAGAgacaagttggacaagttgaGAGGTATAAAAGAAAAGTTATCAGCATACGAAAAATTCCTCCAAAAGCACCCATCTTACATTGATAACACTGTTTTGATTCAAGTATGTATTGGGACTCCCTCTGATGATGACTATTCAGCAGATGTCATGCAGATTGTCAGTCGAATCAATGCGATGGCCACCAATATATCGGTAAGCCAACCTGTGGTCCTTTTGCAACAAGATATAGCTTTTGACCAATACTTAGCTTTACAGGTTGAAGCTGATATGTTCATCGTCTCCTCAATGAGAGAGGGTTTGAATTTGACTTGTCATGAGTTCATCATTGCTTCGACCGAAAGAAAATCGCCGTTGATGTTGAGTGAGTTCACCGGTTCGTCCAActtattggagttggatGGACAGGGTGCGGTGTTGATAAACCCATGGGATGTGAATGATTTTTCCGAGAAGTATTATACTCTGTTAACCATGTCAccagaagagaaattgaCTAGATGGACCAACTGTAACAGTGTTGTTGCTTGCCATGATTACAGAAGCTGGATTAAGGGATGTATGGCCAGTATTATTGAGGCATGGAAAATCAACCACGAAAGAAACAGAATCAACTTGAGCACATTTAGTAAGAATGTCTTCCAGAATTTTTATTCAGACAGTAAAGGTGGTAGCAGGTTATTCTTTataaacttggaaactgCTTCCGCAATCACGAGCTTTGCAGATAGCAGACCAGACAGTGTGCCTGTTTCGATGAAGACAAGggacatcaagaactcgGATATTCTTCCTCCATCCCACCTAGCTACTCTTTTGAACAATGTGTTATCGGATGATAATAacaaggtgtttttgtGTAGCTACATGAAGAGACTGACTCTCGATACCATGTTCAGAAGAGTTCCAAGTATGGGTTTGATTGCAGAGAATGGAGCCtacatcaagttcaaaggATCAAAGAAGTGGATTTCGATCGTCAACGAACTGGAAATTGGTAACTGGATGCCTCAAGTAAGGCAACTCGTGGAAGCCAAGGTTGAGCGGCTCCCGGGTTCCAAGGCAGAAATAGAGGATTGTACGATTATTTTCAACCCGGGGAAGTCTATTTATGAGGATAAGCATAGAAGCATCGATCTTATGGGAGACTTAATTCAACATGTCAATTTACTCTTTGATGAAAGTGATGGTATTCACGCTTCATTGATCAGGAACAATGTGGTGATCCAGCAAAACCAATTAAGTTTAAGAGCACTCAATTTCTTGGTCCACTACTTCAATAATAATTCCCTCAACGACTTCAAACCTCGAGTGGTGAACGATTCTGCAACGTCTACTCCCATCAAGGAAAAGACTCCTTCTCTTGAGTATCCGAATGATGGACATGGAGTTTCAGGTCTCTTTGTTAGTGGAGGAACCACCTCCGTGGATGAACCcaatttccaacttggaaacaCGTTGGGAGACCAAAACGTCATTCCCAATGTGTTGACAGTAGCGGCTTTGGATAGTAACTGCAAGAGTACCTCGGCCAAGTACGGTGTTGCGGGAAGAAATGAGTTGTTGAGTATCATCTCGACATCGATTGCAAATATGTAG
- a CDS encoding uncharacterized protein (COG:U; EggNog:ENOG503NU9Q), producing the protein MVDDKYIGLALAMSSSLAIGVSFIVTKKGLLDASHRSGNSNADGHEYLGNPIWWAGMVTMAIGEIANFAAYTFAPPILVTPLGALSVIIGAVLAAIFLKEELGTLGKMGCAICLLGSVIIVLHAPPDKEIETVDEILGYAFKPGFLFYCFLVTVYSLFTIYKIVPKYGHTNPMIYISICSSVGSISVMSIKAFGIALKLTFRGNNQFTHLSTYFFVLVVGVCIVTQMNYFNKALDQFDTSIVNPLYYVTFTTCTLVASFILFRGFNTTSAVNIISLLIGFLIIFSGVYLLNISRKENEDRTREIFGVHTGKDIGPMDGGVTGFQSLRRSMQVSRGDYDEETVGLRRFDSFELESDEDATTIQATHRN; encoded by the coding sequence ATGGTGGATGATAAATATATTGGTTTGGCGCTCGCCATGTCCTCTTCATTGGCCATAGGTGTTTCGTTTATTGTCACGAAAAAGGGTCTTTTAGATGCCTCCCACAGAAGTGGAAACAGTAACGCCGATGGACACGAGTACCTTGGTAATCCTATCTGGTGGGCGGGTATGGTAACGATGGCCATAGGAGAAATCGCCAACTTTGCTGCATATACGTTTGCTCCTCCGATTTTGGTGACTCCTTTAGGTGCCTTATCAGTTATTATTGGTGCTGTGTTGGCAGccatcttcttgaaggaagagTTGGGAACCCTCGGAAAGATGGGCTGTGCCATCTGCTTGTTGGGGTCCGTTATTATAGTGTTACACGCTCCACCAGATAAAGAGATCGAAactgttgatgaaatcttggGCTATGCCTTCAAGCCTGGATTCTTGTTTTACTGCTTCTTGGTGACGGTTTACTCGTTGTTCACCATCTACAAGATTGTACCAAAGTATGGCCATACCAACCCAATGATCTACATTTCGATCTGCTCTTCGGTTGGTAGCATCTCGGTGATGTCCATTAAAGCGTTTGGAATTGccttgaaattgactttCAGAGGAAACAACCAGTTCACCCACTTGTCCACATACTTCTTTGTGCTTGTGGTGGGTGTATGTATCGTGACCCAAATGAactacttcaacaaggccTTGGACCAGTTCGACACTTCGATTGTGAACCCGTTGTACTATGTCACGTTCACGACGTGCACGTTGGTAGCTTCGTTCATTCTCTTCAGAGGATTCAACACTACGTCGGCTGTCAACATCATCTCATTATTGATCGGgttcttgatcatcttCTCTGGggtgtacttgttgaacatctcaagaaaagagaaCGAAGACAGAACCAGAGAAATCTTCGGAGTTCACACCGGTAAAGACATTGGCCCAATGGATGGAGGTGTCACTGGGTTCCAGTCGTTGAGGAGATCCATGCAAGTCTCGAGAGGAGACTACGATGAAGAAACAGTAGGGTTAAGAAGATTCGATAGCTTTGAATTGgaaagtgatgaagacgCTACCACCATTCAAGCCACGCATAGAAACTAA